The Streptomyces pactum genome contains a region encoding:
- a CDS encoding dihydroorotase translates to MSKTLIRGAKVLGGEPQDVLIDGGTVAEVGTGLSAEGAQVVEAGGKVLLPGLVDLHTHLREPGREDSETVLTGTRAAASGGYTNVFAMANTFPVADTAGVVEQVWRLGKESGYCDVQPIGAVTVGLEGSKLAELGAMHESAAGVTVFSDDGKCVHDAVIMRRALEYVKAFDGVVAQHAQEPRLTEGAQMNEGVVSAELGLGGWPAVAEESVIARDVLLAEHVGSRVHICHLSTAGSVEIVRWAKSRGIDVTAEVTPHHLLLTDELVRSYNPVYKVNPPLRTERDVTALREALADGTIDIVATDHAPHPHEDKDCEWAAAAMGMVGLETALSVVQETMVDTGLLDWAGVADRMSFKPAQIGRATGHGRPVSAGEPANLTLVDTAYRGQVDPAGFASRSRNTPYEGRELPGRVTHTWLRGKATLVDGKLT, encoded by the coding sequence ATGAGCAAGACCCTGATCCGTGGTGCGAAGGTGCTCGGCGGCGAGCCGCAGGACGTGCTGATCGACGGCGGGACCGTCGCAGAGGTGGGTACCGGGCTGAGCGCCGAGGGCGCCCAGGTCGTCGAGGCCGGCGGCAAGGTGCTGCTGCCCGGCCTGGTCGACCTGCACACCCACCTGCGCGAGCCCGGCCGCGAGGACTCCGAGACGGTCCTCACCGGCACCCGCGCCGCGGCGAGCGGTGGCTACACCAACGTCTTCGCCATGGCCAACACCTTCCCGGTCGCCGACACCGCCGGCGTCGTCGAGCAGGTCTGGCGGCTCGGCAAGGAGTCCGGCTACTGCGACGTGCAGCCCATCGGCGCGGTCACGGTCGGCCTGGAGGGCAGCAAGCTCGCCGAGCTGGGCGCCATGCACGAGTCCGCGGCGGGCGTCACCGTCTTCTCCGACGACGGCAAGTGCGTCCACGACGCCGTGATCATGCGGCGCGCCCTGGAGTACGTGAAGGCCTTCGACGGCGTCGTCGCCCAGCACGCCCAGGAGCCCCGGCTGACCGAGGGCGCCCAGATGAACGAGGGCGTCGTCTCCGCCGAGCTGGGCCTCGGCGGCTGGCCCGCCGTCGCCGAGGAGTCGGTCATCGCCCGGGACGTGCTGCTCGCCGAGCACGTCGGCTCCCGCGTCCACATCTGCCACCTGTCGACCGCCGGCAGCGTCGAGATCGTCCGCTGGGCCAAGTCCCGCGGCATCGACGTCACCGCCGAGGTCACCCCGCACCACCTGCTCCTCACCGACGAACTGGTCCGCTCCTACAACCCGGTCTACAAGGTCAACCCGCCGCTGCGCACCGAGCGTGACGTCACGGCCCTGCGCGAGGCGCTCGCCGACGGCACGATCGACATCGTCGCCACCGACCACGCCCCGCACCCCCACGAGGACAAGGACTGCGAGTGGGCCGCCGCCGCCATGGGCATGGTGGGTCTGGAGACCGCGCTGTCGGTGGTCCAGGAGACCATGGTGGACACGGGCCTGCTGGACTGGGCCGGCGTCGCCGACCGCATGTCCTTCAAGCCCGCGCAGATCGGACGGGCCACCGGGCACGGCCGTCCCGTCTCGGCTGGTGAGCCCGCCAACCTCACCCTCGTCGACACGGCATACCGTGGCCAGGTGGACCCCGCGGGCTTCGCCTCGCGCAGCCGCAACACCCCGTACGAGGGCCGCGAGCTGCCGGGCCGTGTGACGCACACGTGGCTGCGGGGCAAGGCCACGCTCGTCGACGGGAAGCTCACGTGA
- the carA gene encoding glutamine-hydrolyzing carbamoyl-phosphate synthase small subunit translates to MTTSKPGTASKRKEASPAVLVLEDGRIFRGRAYGAVGATFGEAVFSTGMTGYQETLTDPSYHRQVVVMTAPHVGNTGVNDEDMESKKIWVSGYVVRDPARVPSSWRSARTLDEELAAQGVVGISGIDTRALTRHLRERGAMRVGVFSGDAIQDDAALLASVREAPEMTGADLSAEVATTEAYVVPAIGEKRFTVAAVDLGIKGMTPHRMAERGIEVHVLPATASVDDVYAVDPDGVFFSNGPGDPSTADHPVALMQAVLERGTPLFGICFGNQILGRALGFGTYKLKYGHRGINQPVQDRTTGKVEVTAHNHGFAVDAPLDTVSDTPYGRAEVSHVCLNDNVVEGLQLLDRPAFSVQYHPEAAAGPHDAAYLFDRFTSLMSTVLMEGQRA, encoded by the coding sequence ATGACGACCTCCAAGCCGGGGACTGCCTCGAAGAGGAAAGAGGCGTCTCCCGCCGTACTCGTCCTGGAGGACGGCCGGATCTTCCGCGGCCGCGCCTACGGGGCCGTGGGGGCCACCTTCGGCGAAGCCGTGTTCTCCACCGGCATGACCGGCTACCAGGAGACCCTCACCGACCCGTCGTACCACCGCCAGGTGGTCGTGATGACCGCCCCCCACGTGGGCAACACCGGCGTCAACGACGAGGACATGGAGTCCAAGAAGATCTGGGTCTCCGGCTACGTCGTGCGTGACCCCGCGCGCGTCCCCTCGAGCTGGCGCTCGGCCCGCACGCTGGACGAGGAGCTGGCCGCCCAGGGCGTCGTCGGCATCTCCGGCATCGACACCCGCGCCCTCACCCGCCACCTGCGCGAGCGGGGCGCCATGCGCGTCGGCGTCTTCAGCGGGGATGCGATCCAGGACGACGCCGCGCTGCTGGCCAGCGTCCGGGAAGCCCCCGAGATGACCGGCGCCGACCTCTCCGCCGAGGTCGCCACCACCGAGGCCTACGTGGTCCCGGCGATCGGCGAGAAGAGGTTCACCGTCGCCGCCGTCGACCTCGGCATCAAGGGCATGACCCCGCACCGCATGGCCGAGCGCGGCATCGAGGTGCACGTGCTGCCGGCGACCGCGAGCGTCGACGACGTCTACGCCGTCGACCCCGACGGTGTGTTCTTCTCCAACGGTCCCGGCGACCCGTCCACCGCCGACCACCCGGTCGCCCTGATGCAGGCGGTCCTGGAGCGCGGCACCCCGCTGTTCGGCATCTGTTTCGGCAACCAGATCCTGGGCCGTGCGCTCGGCTTCGGCACGTACAAGCTGAAGTACGGCCACCGCGGCATCAACCAGCCGGTGCAGGACCGTACGACCGGCAAGGTCGAGGTCACCGCGCACAACCACGGCTTCGCCGTCGACGCCCCGCTCGACACGGTCTCCGACACCCCCTACGGGCGCGCCGAGGTCTCCCACGTCTGCCTCAACGACAACGTGGTGGAGGGCCTCCAGCTCCTCGACAGGCCGGCCTTCAGCGTCCAGTACCACCCCGAAGCGGCAGCGGGCCCGCACGACGCCGCCTACCTGTTCGATCGCTTCACGTCTTTGATGAGCACAGTCCTGATGGAGGGCCAGCGTGCCTAA
- the carB gene encoding carbamoyl-phosphate synthase large subunit: MPKRTDIQSVLVIGSGPIVIGQAAEFDYSGTQACRVLKAEGLRVVLVNSNPATIMTDPEIADATYVEPITPEFVEKIIAKERPDALLPTLGGQTALNTAISLHGNGVLEKYGVELIGANVEAINKGEDRDLFKEVVEEVRKKIGHGESARSYICHSMDDVLKGVEELGGYPVVVRPSFTMGGAGSGFAHDEEELRRIAGQGLTLSPTTEVLLEESILGWKEYELELMRDKHDNVVVVCSIENFDPMGVHTGDSITVAPAMTLTDREYQVLRDVGIAIIREVGVDTGGCNIQFAVNPVDGRVIVIEMNPRVSRSSALASKATGFPIAKIAAKLAVGYTLDEIPNDITRETPASFEPTLDYVVVKAPRFAFEKFPSADSTLTTTMKSVGEAMAIGRNFTEAFQKALRSLEKKGSQFTFVGEPGDKAALLEEAVRPTDGRINTVMRAIRAGATPEEVFAYTKIDPWFVDQLFLIKEIADELAEAPELTAGLLAEAKRHGFSDQQIGEIRGLREDVVREVRHALGVRPVYKTVDTCAAEFAAKTPYFYSSYDEETEVARREKPAVIILGSGPNRIGQGIEFDYSCVHASFALSDAGYETVMVNCNPETVSTDYDTSDRLYFEPLTLEDVLEVVHAEQQAGPIAGVIVQLGGQTPLGLSQALKDNGVPVVGTPPEAIHAAEDRGAFGRVLAEAGLPAPKHGTATTFAGAKAIADEIGYPVLVRPSYVLGGRGMEIVYDETRLEAYIAESTEISPSRPVLVDRFLDDAIEIDVDALYDGQELYLGGVMEHIEEAGIHSGDSACALPPITLGGFDIKRLRASTEGIAKGVGVRGLINIQFALAGDILYVLEANPRASRTVPFTSKATAVPLAKAAARISLGATIAELRAEGLLPATGDGGELPLDAPISVKEAVMPWSRFRDIHGRGVDTVLGPEMRSTGEVMGIDSVFGTAYAKSQAGAYGPLPTRGRAFISVANRDKRSMIFPARELVAHGFELLATSGTAEVLRRNGINATVVRKQSEGTGPNGEKTIVQLIHDGGVDLIVNTPYGTGGRLDGYDIRTAAVARSVPCLTTVQALAAAVQGIDALNHGDVGVRSLQEHAEFLIAARD, from the coding sequence GTGCCTAAGCGCACCGATATCCAGTCCGTCCTGGTCATCGGCTCCGGCCCGATCGTCATCGGCCAGGCCGCCGAGTTCGACTACTCCGGTACCCAGGCGTGCCGCGTCCTCAAGGCCGAGGGCCTGCGCGTCGTCCTGGTGAACTCCAACCCGGCGACGATCATGACCGACCCGGAGATCGCCGACGCCACCTACGTCGAGCCGATCACCCCCGAGTTCGTCGAGAAGATCATCGCCAAGGAGCGCCCCGACGCGCTGCTGCCCACCCTGGGCGGTCAGACCGCGCTCAACACCGCCATCTCGCTGCACGGTAACGGCGTCCTGGAGAAGTACGGCGTCGAGCTGATCGGCGCCAATGTCGAGGCGATCAACAAGGGCGAGGACCGCGACCTGTTCAAGGAGGTCGTGGAGGAGGTCCGCAAGAAGATCGGCCACGGCGAGTCGGCCCGGTCCTACATCTGCCACTCCATGGACGACGTCCTCAAGGGCGTCGAGGAGCTGGGCGGCTACCCGGTCGTCGTCCGTCCCTCCTTCACCATGGGCGGCGCCGGCTCCGGCTTCGCCCACGACGAGGAGGAGCTGCGCCGCATCGCCGGACAGGGCCTCACCCTCTCGCCGACCACCGAGGTGCTCCTGGAGGAGTCCATCCTCGGCTGGAAGGAGTACGAGCTGGAGCTGATGCGCGACAAGCACGACAACGTCGTGGTCGTCTGCTCCATCGAGAACTTCGACCCCATGGGCGTCCACACCGGCGACTCCATCACCGTGGCCCCCGCGATGACCCTGACCGACCGCGAGTACCAGGTGCTGCGCGACGTCGGCATCGCGATCATCCGCGAGGTCGGCGTCGACACCGGCGGCTGCAACATCCAGTTCGCGGTGAACCCCGTGGACGGTCGCGTGATCGTCATCGAGATGAACCCGCGCGTGTCGCGGTCCTCGGCGCTCGCCTCCAAGGCGACCGGCTTCCCGATCGCGAAGATCGCGGCCAAGCTCGCCGTCGGTTACACGCTGGACGAGATCCCGAACGACATCACGCGGGAGACCCCGGCCTCCTTCGAGCCGACCCTCGACTACGTGGTCGTCAAGGCCCCGCGGTTCGCCTTCGAGAAGTTCCCGAGCGCGGACTCCACCCTGACCACCACCATGAAGTCGGTCGGCGAGGCCATGGCCATCGGCCGCAACTTCACCGAGGCCTTCCAGAAGGCGCTGCGCTCGCTGGAGAAGAAGGGCAGCCAGTTCACGTTCGTCGGCGAGCCCGGCGACAAGGCGGCTCTCCTGGAGGAGGCCGTCCGCCCGACCGACGGCCGGATCAACACCGTCATGCGGGCCATCCGCGCGGGCGCCACGCCCGAGGAGGTCTTCGCGTACACGAAGATCGACCCCTGGTTCGTCGACCAGCTCTTCCTGATCAAGGAGATCGCCGACGAGCTGGCCGAGGCGCCGGAGCTGACCGCCGGCCTGCTCGCCGAGGCCAAGCGGCATGGCTTCTCCGACCAGCAGATCGGCGAGATCCGCGGCCTGCGCGAGGACGTCGTCCGCGAGGTGAGGCACGCGCTCGGCGTCCGCCCGGTCTACAAGACGGTCGACACCTGCGCCGCCGAGTTCGCCGCGAAGACGCCCTACTTCTACTCCTCCTACGACGAGGAGACGGAGGTCGCGCGACGCGAGAAGCCGGCCGTCATCATTCTGGGCTCCGGCCCGAACCGCATCGGCCAGGGCATCGAGTTCGACTACTCCTGCGTCCACGCCTCCTTCGCGCTGAGCGACGCCGGGTACGAGACCGTGATGGTCAACTGCAACCCGGAGACCGTCTCCACCGACTACGACACCTCCGACCGGCTGTACTTCGAGCCGCTCACGCTGGAGGACGTGCTCGAGGTCGTCCACGCGGAGCAGCAGGCCGGCCCGATCGCGGGCGTGATCGTCCAGCTCGGCGGCCAGACCCCGCTGGGCCTGTCGCAGGCGCTCAAGGACAACGGCGTGCCGGTCGTCGGCACCCCGCCCGAGGCCATCCACGCCGCCGAGGACCGGGGCGCCTTCGGCCGGGTCCTGGCGGAGGCCGGCCTGCCCGCCCCCAAGCACGGCACCGCCACCACCTTCGCCGGGGCCAAGGCGATCGCCGACGAGATCGGCTACCCGGTCCTCGTGCGGCCCTCCTACGTCCTGGGCGGACGCGGCATGGAGATCGTCTACGACGAGACCCGCCTGGAGGCGTACATCGCCGAGTCGACCGAGATCAGCCCGTCCCGGCCGGTCCTGGTCGACCGGTTCCTGGACGACGCGATCGAGATCGACGTCGACGCGCTCTACGACGGCCAGGAGCTGTACCTCGGCGGCGTCATGGAGCACATCGAGGAGGCCGGCATCCACTCCGGCGACTCGGCGTGCGCCCTGCCCCCGATCACGCTCGGCGGCTTCGACATCAAGCGGCTGCGCGCCTCCACCGAGGGCATCGCCAAGGGCGTCGGTGTGCGCGGACTGATCAACATCCAGTTCGCGCTGGCCGGGGACATCCTCTACGTCCTGGAGGCCAACCCGCGCGCCTCGCGCACCGTCCCCTTCACCTCCAAGGCGACCGCGGTGCCGCTGGCCAAGGCCGCCGCCCGCATCTCGCTCGGCGCGACCATCGCCGAGCTGCGCGCCGAGGGCCTGCTCCCGGCCACCGGCGACGGCGGCGAGCTGCCGCTGGACGCGCCGATCTCCGTCAAGGAGGCCGTGATGCCGTGGTCCCGCTTCCGGGACATCCACGGCCGCGGCGTCGACACGGTCCTCGGCCCGGAGATGCGCTCCACCGGCGAGGTCATGGGCATCGACTCGGTCTTCGGCACGGCGTACGCCAAGTCGCAGGCCGGCGCCTACGGCCCGCTGCCCACCAGGGGACGGGCGTTCATCTCGGTCGCCAACCGCGACAAGCGCTCGATGATCTTCCCGGCCCGCGAGCTGGTCGCCCACGGCTTCGAGCTGCTCGCCACCTCCGGCACCGCCGAGGTCCTCAGGCGCAACGGCATCAACGCCACGGTCGTGCGCAAGCAGTCCGAGGGCACCGGACCGAACGGCGAGAAGACCATCGTCCAGCTCATCCACGACGGCGGCGTCGACCTCATCGTCAACACCCCGTACGGCACCGGCGGCCGCCTCGACGGCTACGACATCCGTACGGCGGCGGTGGCCCGCTCCGTGCCCTGCCTGACGACGGTCCAGGCGCTCGCCGCGGCGGTCCAGGGCATCGACGCCCTCAACCACGGCGACGTGGGAGTGCGCTCGCTCCAGGAACACGCCGAGTTCCTGATCGCGGCCCGCGACTAG
- a CDS encoding quinone-dependent dihydroorotate dehydrogenase has translation MYQTFFKLFFSRMDPEQAHHLASRWIRRAARIPVLRTFVAAALAPRYRELRTEAFGLRMHGPFGLAAGFDKNAVAIDGMAMLGFDHVEIGTVTGEPQPGNPKKRLFRLVDDRALINRMGFNNDGSLAVAARLASRTPVFRTVVGVNIGKTKVVPEEEAVGDYVKSAERLAPHADYLVVNVSSPNTPGLRDLQAVDHLRPLLSAVREAADRAVTARRVPLLVKIAPDLADEDVDAVADLAVELGLDGIIATNTTIAREGLGLTSSPVLVRETGGLSGAPLKARSLEVLRRLYARVGDRITLVGVGGVETAEDAWERILAGATLVQGYSAFIYEGPFYARDLHKGLAARLRQSPYATLADAVGADVRKPR, from the coding sequence ATGTACCAGACCTTCTTCAAGCTCTTCTTCTCCCGCATGGATCCGGAGCAGGCCCACCACCTGGCCTCCCGCTGGATCCGGCGCGCCGCCCGCATCCCCGTGCTGCGCACCTTCGTCGCCGCCGCGCTCGCGCCCCGTTACCGGGAGCTGCGCACGGAGGCCTTCGGGCTGCGCATGCACGGCCCCTTCGGACTCGCCGCCGGCTTCGACAAGAACGCGGTCGCCATCGACGGCATGGCGATGCTCGGCTTCGACCACGTGGAGATCGGCACGGTCACCGGGGAGCCGCAGCCCGGCAACCCCAAAAAGCGGCTGTTCCGGCTGGTGGACGACCGGGCCCTGATCAACCGCATGGGCTTCAACAACGACGGCTCACTGGCCGTCGCCGCCCGCCTGGCCTCCCGCACGCCCGTCTTCCGGACCGTCGTCGGCGTCAACATCGGCAAGACGAAGGTCGTACCGGAGGAGGAGGCCGTCGGCGACTACGTGAAGTCCGCCGAGCGGCTCGCTCCCCACGCCGACTACCTCGTCGTCAACGTCTCCTCCCCGAACACGCCCGGGCTGCGCGACCTCCAGGCGGTGGACCACCTGCGTCCGCTCCTGAGCGCCGTCCGCGAGGCCGCCGACCGCGCGGTCACCGCGCGGCGCGTGCCGCTCCTGGTCAAGATCGCGCCCGACCTCGCCGACGAGGACGTCGACGCGGTCGCCGACCTGGCCGTGGAGCTGGGCCTGGACGGGATCATCGCCACCAACACCACCATCGCGCGCGAGGGACTCGGGTTGACGTCCTCGCCCGTCCTGGTCCGGGAGACCGGCGGTCTGTCCGGCGCACCCCTCAAGGCGCGCTCCCTGGAGGTGCTGCGCCGCCTCTACGCGCGCGTGGGCGACCGGATCACCCTGGTGGGCGTCGGCGGCGTGGAGACCGCCGAGGACGCCTGGGAGCGCATCCTGGCCGGGGCCACGCTGGTCCAGGGCTACAGCGCGTTCATCTACGAGGGGCCGTTCTACGCTCGCGATCTCCACAAGGGGCTCGCCGCGCGCCTGCGGCAGAGCCCGTACGCCACCCTCGCCGACGCGGTCGGCGCCGATGTGAGGAAGCCCCGATGA
- the pyrF gene encoding orotidine-5'-phosphate decarboxylase, which yields MTGTTEPFGARLRRAMDERGPLCVGVDPHASLLAEWGLNDDVAGLERFSRTVVEAVADRVAVLKPQSAFFERFGSRGVAVLEKSVEEARAAGALVVMDAKRGDIGSTMAAYAESFLSEGAPLFSDALTVSPYLGYGSLKPAVDMARESGAGLFVLALTSNPEGGEVQHAVRADGRSVAATVLAHLAAENAGEDPLGSFGAVVGATLGDLSSYDLGINGPLLAPGIGAQGATPADLPRVFGTAVRDVVPNVSRGVLRHGPDVAALRTAADRFAQEIRTALAAA from the coding sequence ATGACCGGTACGACCGAGCCCTTCGGCGCGCGCCTGCGCCGCGCGATGGACGAGCGCGGCCCGCTGTGCGTCGGTGTGGACCCGCACGCCTCCCTGCTCGCCGAGTGGGGTCTGAACGACGACGTGGCCGGCCTGGAGCGCTTCAGCCGCACCGTCGTGGAGGCGGTCGCCGACCGTGTCGCCGTGCTGAAGCCGCAGAGCGCCTTCTTCGAGCGCTTCGGTTCGCGCGGCGTGGCCGTTCTGGAGAAGTCGGTCGAGGAGGCACGGGCGGCGGGCGCCCTGGTCGTGATGGACGCCAAGCGCGGCGACATCGGCTCGACCATGGCCGCGTACGCCGAGTCCTTCCTGAGCGAGGGCGCCCCGCTGTTCTCGGACGCGCTGACCGTGTCGCCGTACCTCGGCTACGGGTCCCTGAAGCCGGCCGTCGACATGGCCCGCGAGAGCGGCGCGGGCCTGTTCGTGCTGGCGCTGACCTCCAACCCGGAGGGCGGCGAGGTCCAGCACGCAGTCCGGGCCGACGGGCGGAGCGTCGCGGCGACGGTGCTGGCGCACCTGGCCGCCGAGAACGCGGGGGAGGACCCCCTCGGTTCCTTCGGCGCGGTGGTCGGCGCCACCCTGGGGGACCTGTCGTCGTACGACCTGGGCATCAACGGCCCGCTCCTGGCACCCGGCATCGGCGCCCAGGGGGCCACCCCCGCGGATCTGCCGCGGGTCTTCGGCACCGCGGTGCGCGACGTCGTTCCCAATGTCAGCCGGGGTGTTCTGCGTCACGGTCCCGATGTGGCCGCGTTGCGGACGGCCGCGGACCGCTTCGCACAGGAGATCAGGACCGCGCTCGCGGCGGCCTGA
- a CDS encoding integration host factor, which produces MALPPLTPEQRAAALEKAAAARRERAEVKNRLKHSGASLHEVIKQGQENDVIGKMKVSALLESLPGVGKVRAKQIMERLGISESRRVRGLGSNQIASLEREFGSTGG; this is translated from the coding sequence GTGGCTCTTCCGCCCCTTACCCCTGAACAGCGCGCAGCCGCGCTCGAAAAGGCCGCCGCGGCTCGCCGGGAGCGGGCCGAGGTCAAGAATCGACTCAAGCACTCCGGCGCCTCCCTCCACGAGGTCATCAAGCAGGGCCAGGAGAACGACGTCATCGGCAAGATGAAGGTCTCCGCCCTCCTCGAGTCCCTGCCGGGCGTGGGCAAGGTCCGCGCCAAGCAGATCATGGAGCGACTGGGTATCTCCGAGAGCCGCCGCGTGCGTGGTCTCGGTTCCAACCAGATCGCCTCCCTGGAGCGTGAGTTCGGCAGCACCGGCGGCTGA
- the gmk gene encoding guanylate kinase, giving the protein MAATPRGTSPVPPDARPRLTVLSGPSGVGKSTVVAHMRKEHPEVWLSVSATTRRPRPGERHGVHYFFVTDEEMDKLIANGELLECAEFAGNRYGTPRAAVLERLEAGEPVLLEIDLQGARQVRESMPEAQLVFLAPPSWDELVRRLTGRGTEPPEVIERRLAAARIELAAEPEFDQTLVNTSVEDVARELLALTNVV; this is encoded by the coding sequence ATGGCTGCAACACCCCGGGGGACGTCCCCCGTACCCCCGGACGCACGTCCGCGGCTGACCGTGCTCTCCGGCCCCTCGGGGGTCGGCAAGAGCACGGTCGTCGCCCATATGCGCAAGGAACACCCCGAGGTATGGCTGTCGGTCTCGGCGACGACCCGCAGGCCCCGCCCCGGCGAGCGGCACGGTGTCCACTACTTCTTCGTCACCGACGAGGAGATGGACAAGCTGATCGCCAACGGCGAGCTGCTGGAGTGCGCCGAGTTCGCCGGCAACCGCTACGGCACGCCGCGCGCGGCCGTACTGGAGCGCCTGGAGGCCGGTGAGCCGGTGCTCCTGGAGATCGACCTCCAGGGCGCGCGGCAGGTCCGCGAGTCCATGCCCGAGGCCCAACTGGTGTTCCTGGCCCCGCCCTCCTGGGACGAGCTGGTGCGCAGGCTCACCGGCCGGGGCACCGAGCCGCCGGAAGTGATCGAGCGCCGCCTCGCCGCGGCCAGGATCGAGCTGGCGGCCGAGCCGGAGTTCGACCAGACCCTGGTCAACACCTCCGTCGAGGACGTGGCGCGCGAGCTGCTAGCCTTGACGAACGTCGTGTGA
- the rpoZ gene encoding DNA-directed RNA polymerase subunit omega, with product MSSSISAPEGIINPPIDELLEATDSKYSLVIYAAKRARQINAYYSQLGEGLLEYVGPLVDTHVHEKPLSIALREINAGLLTSEAIEGPAQ from the coding sequence GTGTCCTCTTCCATCTCCGCGCCCGAGGGCATCATCAACCCGCCGATCGACGAGCTCCTCGAGGCCACGGACTCGAAGTACAGCCTCGTGATCTACGCGGCCAAGCGGGCCCGCCAGATCAACGCGTACTACTCGCAGCTCGGCGAGGGTCTCCTCGAGTACGTCGGTCCGCTCGTCGACACCCACGTCCACGAGAAGCCGCTCTCGATCGCCCTGCGCGAGATCAACGCGGGGCTGCTGACCTCCGAGGCCATCGAGGGTCCGGCGCAGTAA
- the coaBC gene encoding bifunctional phosphopantothenoylcysteine decarboxylase/phosphopantothenate--cysteine ligase CoaBC, translating into MDKPKVVLGVSGGIAAYKACELLRRFTESGHEVRVVPTASALHFVGAATWSALSGNPVSTEVWDDVHQVPHVRIGQHADLVVVAPATADMLAKAAHGLADDLLTNTLLTVRCPVVFAPAMHTEMWEHPATRENVATLRRRGAVVIEPAVGRLTGVDTGKGRLPDPGEIFEVCRRVLARGVAEPDLAGRHVVVSAGGTREPLDPVRFLGNRSSGKQGYALARTAAARGARVTLVAANASLPDPAGVDVVPVGTAVELREAMLRAAADADAVVMAAAVADFRPAAYAAGKIKKKGDQEPAPIALVRNPDILAEIAADRPRSGQVVVGFAAETDDVLANGRAKLKRKGCDLLVVNEVGERKTFGSEENEAVVLGADGSETPVAHGPKEALAETVWDLVAERLG; encoded by the coding sequence GTGGACAAGCCCAAGGTCGTTCTGGGGGTCAGCGGCGGCATCGCCGCCTACAAGGCCTGTGAGCTGCTGCGCAGATTCACCGAGTCGGGGCACGAGGTCCGGGTCGTCCCCACCGCCTCCGCGCTGCACTTCGTCGGCGCCGCCACCTGGTCCGCCCTGTCCGGCAATCCCGTCTCGACCGAGGTGTGGGACGACGTCCACCAGGTCCCGCACGTGCGCATCGGCCAGCACGCCGACCTGGTCGTCGTCGCCCCGGCCACCGCCGACATGCTCGCCAAGGCGGCCCACGGCCTCGCCGACGACCTCCTCACCAACACACTGCTCACGGTTCGCTGCCCGGTCGTCTTCGCGCCCGCCATGCACACCGAGATGTGGGAGCACCCGGCCACCCGGGAGAACGTGGCGACGCTGCGCCGCCGAGGGGCCGTGGTCATCGAGCCGGCCGTCGGCCGCCTCACCGGCGTCGACACCGGCAAGGGCCGGCTGCCCGACCCGGGCGAGATCTTCGAGGTCTGCCGCCGGGTGCTCGCCCGCGGCGTGGCCGAGCCGGATCTCGCGGGACGGCACGTCGTCGTCAGCGCGGGCGGCACCCGGGAGCCCCTCGACCCGGTCCGCTTCCTCGGCAACCGCTCGTCCGGCAAGCAGGGCTACGCCCTCGCCCGCACCGCCGCCGCCCGGGGCGCCCGCGTCACGCTGGTCGCGGCGAACGCGTCGCTGCCGGACCCGGCCGGCGTGGACGTGGTTCCGGTGGGCACGGCCGTGGAACTGCGCGAGGCGATGCTGCGCGCCGCGGCGGACGCCGACGCCGTCGTCATGGCCGCGGCGGTCGCGGACTTCCGCCCCGCGGCGTACGCCGCAGGGAAGATCAAGAAGAAGGGCGACCAGGAACCCGCGCCGATCGCCCTGGTGCGCAACCCCGACATCCTCGCGGAGATCGCCGCGGACCGGCCCCGCTCCGGACAGGTGGTCGTCGGCTTCGCCGCCGAGACCGACGACGTCCTGGCCAACGGCCGGGCCAAGCTGAAGCGCAAGGGCTGCGACCTCCTCGTGGTCAACGAGGTGGGGGAGCGCAAGACCTTCGGCTCCGAGGAGAACGAGGCCGTGGTCCTCGGTGCCGACGGCAGCGAGACCCCGGTGGCGCACGGCCCCAAGGAAGCCCTGGCCGAAACCGTGTGGGACCTTGTGGCGGAACGGCTCGGCTGA